A part of Acidimicrobiales bacterium genomic DNA contains:
- the phoU gene encoding phosphate signaling complex protein PhoU has protein sequence MADQPLRVAFAEQLDQLRLQVELMAVRVDQNLERMRTVLETGDLVEAERAVNADDDVDAMLVSLTERCYDLLCLEAPMASDLRLVVSVLRVLSELERIGDLALRVIKLAPDQPLLAAHSGVFDILLSMAAEAIELYRVSLRAWSARDLDLATGLARRDNVMDAHFARLMGEIFRLEGVDAVEVAVKALTAGRSLERIADHTVIIGARVRYLLTGDPAHLSVEVR, from the coding sequence GTGGCCGACCAGCCCCTACGCGTCGCGTTCGCCGAGCAGCTCGACCAGCTCCGCCTGCAGGTCGAGCTGATGGCCGTGCGGGTCGACCAGAACCTGGAGCGCATGCGCACCGTGCTCGAGACCGGCGACCTGGTCGAGGCCGAGCGTGCCGTCAACGCCGACGACGACGTCGACGCCATGCTGGTGTCGCTCACGGAGCGCTGCTACGACCTGCTGTGCCTCGAGGCACCGATGGCGTCGGATCTGCGGCTGGTTGTGTCGGTGCTGCGGGTGCTGAGCGAGCTCGAGCGCATCGGCGACCTGGCGCTGCGCGTGATCAAGCTGGCGCCCGACCAGCCCCTGCTCGCCGCCCACTCGGGGGTGTTCGACATCCTCCTGTCGATGGCCGCCGAGGCGATCGAGCTGTACCGGGTGTCGCTGCGGGCCTGGTCGGCCCGCGACCTCGACCTGGCCACCGGCCTGGCCCGGCGCGACAACGTGATGGACGCCCACTTCGCCCGGCTGATGGGCGAGATCTTCCGGCTCGAGGGCGTGGACGCGGTGGAGGTGGCCGTGAAGGCGCTCACCGCCGGGCGCTCGCTCGAGCGCATCGCGGATCACACCGTGATCATCGGGGCGCGGGTGCGCTACCTGCTCACCGGCGACCCGGCCCACCTGTCGGTCGAGGTGCGCTAG
- a CDS encoding response regulator transcription factor: MTPPDTTVLIVEDEDSFVDALTVGLRREGFRVQVATDGAQALELFDVVRPDLVLLDVMLPKVSGIDVCRQLRARSRVPIIMVTAKASEIDTVVGLEVGADDYVTKPYRLHELVARMRAVLRRAPAGASEERGGEVLEVGDVRLDPERHEVVIRGADAKLPLKEFELLALLLENAGRVLTRDTLIDRVWGADYVGDTKTLDVHVKRLRAKVEDDPTAPTRIVTIRGLGYKYEVPKG; this comes from the coding sequence ATGACGCCGCCCGACACCACGGTCCTGATCGTGGAGGACGAGGACTCCTTCGTCGACGCCCTCACCGTGGGCCTCCGGCGCGAGGGCTTTCGCGTGCAGGTGGCCACCGACGGCGCGCAGGCGCTCGAGCTGTTCGACGTGGTGCGCCCCGACCTGGTGCTGCTCGACGTGATGCTCCCGAAGGTCTCCGGCATCGACGTCTGCCGTCAGCTGCGGGCCCGGTCGCGGGTGCCGATCATCATGGTGACGGCCAAGGCCTCCGAGATCGATACCGTCGTCGGCCTCGAGGTGGGTGCCGACGACTACGTGACCAAGCCCTACCGGCTGCACGAGCTCGTCGCCCGGATGCGGGCCGTGCTCCGCCGCGCGCCGGCGGGTGCCTCCGAGGAGCGCGGCGGCGAGGTGCTCGAGGTCGGCGACGTCCGCCTCGACCCCGAGCGCCACGAGGTGGTGATCCGCGGCGCCGACGCGAAGCTGCCGCTCAAGGAGTTCGAGCTGCTCGCCCTCCTCCTCGAGAACGCCGGCCGCGTGCTCACCCGCGACACCCTGATCGACCGCGTCTGGGGGGCCGACTACGTCGGGGACACCAAGACGCTCGACGTGCACGTCAAGCGGTTGCGCGCCAAGGTCGAGGACGACCCGACGGCGCCCACTCGGATCGTCACCATCCGGGGCCTCGGCTACAAGTACGAGGTGCCGAAGGGCTGA
- a CDS encoding 5'/3'-nucleotidase SurE produces the protein MRVLVTNDDGIRAAGLHALARALAGAGLDVIVAAPLADMSGSGAAIGRLHADEHVEVEQVELPGLAGVPAYGVDGPPALCVIAARLGGFGDPPGLVVSGINPGNNTGRSTLHSGTVGAALTAANFGVAGVAVSIDDGDAHHWDTAGALAVAAVEWVRSAEDRTVLNVNVPNLPLAEVRGVRWARLAPFGTVRAAIAEATDGRLQMELRATGAELPADTDTALVGAGFVAVTSITGIRSTEPTDVAARIERSVLRRSA, from the coding sequence GTGCGGGTGCTCGTCACGAACGACGACGGCATCCGTGCCGCCGGGCTCCACGCCTTGGCCCGGGCACTTGCCGGGGCGGGCCTCGACGTCATCGTGGCCGCGCCCCTCGCGGACATGAGCGGCAGCGGTGCCGCCATCGGCCGGCTCCACGCCGACGAGCACGTCGAGGTGGAGCAGGTGGAGCTGCCGGGGCTGGCCGGCGTGCCCGCCTACGGGGTCGACGGGCCGCCCGCCCTCTGCGTGATCGCGGCCCGGCTGGGTGGGTTCGGCGACCCGCCGGGGCTGGTGGTGTCGGGGATCAACCCGGGGAACAACACCGGCCGGTCCACCCTGCACTCGGGCACCGTGGGCGCGGCGCTCACCGCCGCCAACTTCGGGGTGGCGGGCGTGGCCGTGAGCATCGACGACGGCGACGCCCACCACTGGGACACCGCCGGCGCGCTCGCCGTCGCCGCGGTCGAGTGGGTGCGGTCCGCCGAGGACCGCACGGTGCTGAACGTGAACGTCCCGAACCTGCCGCTGGCCGAGGTGCGCGGGGTGCGCTGGGCCCGGCTCGCCCCCTTCGGCACGGTGCGGGCGGCCATCGCCGAGGCCACCGACGGCCGGCTGCAGATGGAGCTGCGGGCCACCGGGGCCGAGCTGCCGGCCGACACCGACACCGCTCTGGTGGGTGCCGGCTTCGTGGCCGTCACGTCCATCACCGGCATCCGGTCGACCGAGCCGACCGACGTGGCCGCCCGCATCGAGCGGTCGGTCCTGCGCCGGTCCGCGTGA
- a CDS encoding NAD-dependent epimerase/dehydratase family protein, giving the protein MSTVAVTGAAGRVGRRLISRLVDDPEVVRLVALDVGPVPDPPAGIEQHVADVTVADLVPLLDGVDTLIHLASVAGPDVGDDVSERVILDGTRRVLAAASDAGVRHVVAVSGAVVYGAWPNNPVPLTEDAPLRPNPGFGLAVQLAQVERVLADWADDHPGATVAVLRPAPVVDTDGPGWLARALRAGVGLLGDDEPPAQFLHVDDLVAAIDTARRGRLDGPLNAAPDGWVDAETLRSLEGVAPRLRLPDRVARQVASWGWQLGEGTAPAGLVPYTRQPWVIANDRLRAAGWVPAHTNEEAFVVSHEGTWWQHVSPRRRQELALGAAGALLLASTVGVVWLARRARRAARASAG; this is encoded by the coding sequence GTGAGCACCGTGGCGGTGACCGGTGCCGCCGGTCGGGTCGGGCGGCGGCTCATCAGCCGTCTCGTGGACGATCCCGAGGTGGTGCGGCTGGTCGCCCTCGACGTCGGCCCGGTGCCCGACCCGCCTGCGGGCATCGAGCAGCACGTGGCCGACGTGACCGTCGCCGACCTGGTCCCCCTGCTCGACGGCGTCGACACGCTGATCCACCTGGCCTCGGTGGCCGGGCCCGACGTGGGCGACGACGTGTCGGAGCGGGTGATCCTCGACGGCACGCGCCGGGTGCTGGCCGCGGCGTCGGACGCGGGGGTGCGCCACGTGGTGGCCGTGAGCGGCGCGGTCGTCTACGGGGCGTGGCCGAACAACCCGGTGCCGCTCACCGAGGACGCACCGCTGCGCCCGAACCCGGGGTTCGGGCTCGCGGTGCAGCTGGCGCAGGTGGAGCGGGTGCTGGCCGACTGGGCCGACGATCACCCCGGCGCCACGGTCGCCGTCCTGCGGCCGGCGCCGGTGGTCGACACCGACGGTCCGGGCTGGCTGGCTCGGGCCCTGCGGGCCGGGGTCGGGCTCCTGGGTGACGACGAGCCGCCGGCCCAGTTCCTCCACGTCGACGACCTGGTCGCCGCCATCGACACGGCCCGGCGCGGCCGCCTCGACGGCCCGCTCAACGCCGCGCCCGACGGCTGGGTCGACGCCGAGACCCTCCGGTCGCTCGAGGGGGTCGCGCCCCGGCTGCGGCTGCCCGACCGGGTGGCCCGCCAGGTGGCGTCGTGGGGGTGGCAGCTGGGCGAGGGCACCGCGCCCGCGGGGTTGGTGCCGTACACCCGCCAGCCCTGGGTGATCGCGAACGACCGGCTGCGGGCCGCCGGCTGGGTGCCGGCCCACACCAACGAGGAGGCCTTCGTGGTGTCCCACGAGGGCACCTGGTGGCAGCACGTGAGCCCGAGGCGCCGCCAGGAGCTGGCCCTGGGGGCCGCCGGCGCGCTGCTGCTGGCGTCGACGGTGGGGGTGGTCTGGCTGGCCCGCCGGGCCCGGCGCGCCGCCCGGGCGTCGGCCGGGTAG
- a CDS encoding two-component sensor histidine kinase, giving the protein MAVALIAAAIAVAGLTVALVLVRRQAVVAQRHVARLERTTGDTRARAAEQEAIAHQLAVGLDAIHQGVVLCDAAGNVVVRNRVAAEVEGGRHGDALLAKTTEDLLETALTGRAGRRSLELFGPPRRTVVITAEPLAARDRINGALAVIEDITERRRVDTVRRDFVANISHELKTPVGALALLAETLAAEDDPEVSRRLTARMLHESERVARIIDDLLELSRIEADETPVREPVPVHLLVAEAVGRVRSAADARDIAIHVDEPSHRLSVVGERRQLVSALANLLDNAVKYSDGGSVVEVRTGTDGSLVELQVVDHGAGIPARDLERVFERFYRVDRARSRETGGTGLGLAIVRHVMNNHDGEVAVVSHEGEGSTFTLRLPAGPGPVAVRRPDVAEAG; this is encoded by the coding sequence GTGGCCGTCGCCCTGATCGCGGCCGCCATCGCCGTCGCCGGCCTGACCGTCGCGTTGGTGCTGGTGCGGCGGCAGGCCGTCGTGGCGCAGCGGCACGTCGCCCGGCTCGAGCGGACCACCGGTGACACCCGGGCCCGCGCCGCCGAGCAGGAGGCCATCGCCCACCAGCTGGCCGTGGGCCTCGACGCCATCCACCAGGGCGTCGTGCTGTGCGACGCCGCCGGGAACGTGGTGGTACGCAACCGGGTGGCCGCCGAGGTGGAGGGCGGCCGCCACGGCGACGCGCTGCTGGCCAAGACCACCGAGGATCTCCTCGAGACGGCCCTGACCGGCCGGGCGGGCAGGCGCTCCCTGGAGCTGTTCGGGCCGCCGCGGCGGACGGTGGTGATCACGGCCGAGCCGCTGGCGGCGCGCGATCGGATCAACGGCGCGCTGGCCGTCATCGAGGACATCACCGAGCGCCGGCGGGTCGACACCGTGCGGCGCGACTTCGTGGCCAACATCAGCCACGAGCTGAAGACGCCGGTGGGCGCGCTGGCCCTGCTGGCCGAGACCCTCGCCGCCGAGGACGACCCCGAGGTCTCGCGCCGGCTCACCGCTCGCATGCTCCACGAGTCGGAGCGGGTGGCCCGGATCATCGACGACCTGCTCGAGCTCTCGCGCATCGAGGCCGACGAGACCCCCGTGCGAGAGCCGGTGCCCGTGCACCTGCTGGTCGCCGAGGCCGTCGGGCGGGTGCGCTCGGCAGCGGACGCGCGCGACATCGCGATCCACGTCGACGAGCCCAGCCACCGCCTGTCCGTGGTGGGCGAGCGGCGCCAGCTGGTGTCGGCGCTCGCCAACCTGCTCGACAACGCCGTGAAGTACAGCGACGGGGGGTCCGTGGTCGAGGTCCGCACCGGCACCGACGGCTCGCTGGTGGAGCTGCAGGTGGTGGATCACGGGGCCGGGATCCCCGCGCGCGACCTCGAGCGGGTCTTCGAGCGGTTCTACCGGGTCGACCGGGCGCGCAGCCGGGAGACGGGCGGCACCGGGCTCGGCCTGGCCATCGTCCGGCACGTCATGAACAACCACGACGGCGAGGTCGCGGTGGTCTCGCACGAGGGCGAGGGATCCACCTTCACCCTGCGGCTGCCGGCCGGGCCCGGACCGGTCGCCGTCCGGCGGCCCGACGTGGCCGAGGCCGGCTGA
- the phoU gene encoding phosphate signaling complex protein PhoU translates to MSPEMRKSFHHHLEEVGAELVKLGAMVTETLPRATEVLLEGDLEAAEEIVQGDDAVNELALEVEESCFQLLALQQPMASDLRAIVTAIRMCGEIERSGDLVVNIVKAARRIYGVPLDPRLRGLIAHMSEEAVTLFRHAIDAYVERDAPLAAALDDIDDRLDDLHGQFIEAIFQCFSGGAVDLQVAVQLAMIARFYERIGDHAVNIGERVEYMVTGWLPEHEAAARKAARQRVEGRAAATDMADRTAADMADRTADRTADRTAADADRTAADAGSPGG, encoded by the coding sequence ATGAGCCCCGAGATGCGCAAGTCGTTCCACCACCACCTCGAAGAGGTGGGCGCCGAGCTCGTGAAGCTGGGCGCCATGGTGACCGAGACGCTGCCGAGGGCGACCGAGGTGCTGCTCGAGGGCGACCTCGAGGCGGCCGAGGAGATCGTGCAGGGCGACGACGCCGTGAACGAGCTGGCCCTCGAGGTGGAGGAGAGCTGCTTCCAGCTGCTGGCGCTGCAGCAGCCGATGGCCAGCGACCTGCGGGCGATCGTGACCGCCATCCGCATGTGCGGCGAGATCGAGCGCTCGGGCGACCTGGTCGTGAACATCGTGAAGGCGGCCCGGCGCATCTACGGCGTGCCCCTCGACCCCCGCCTGCGGGGCCTCATCGCCCACATGAGCGAGGAGGCGGTCACCCTGTTCCGGCACGCCATCGACGCCTACGTCGAGCGTGACGCCCCGCTGGCCGCGGCCCTCGACGACATCGACGACCGCCTCGACGACCTCCACGGGCAGTTCATCGAGGCCATCTTCCAGTGCTTCTCGGGCGGTGCCGTCGACCTCCAGGTGGCGGTGCAGCTGGCGATGATCGCCCGCTTCTACGAGCGCATCGGCGACCACGCCGTGAACATCGGCGAGCGGGTGGAGTACATGGTGACCGGGTGGCTGCCCGAGCACGAGGCCGCGGCCCGCAAGGCGGCCCGCCAGCGGGTCGAGGGCCGGGCCGCGGCCACCGACATGGCCGACCGCACGGCCGCCGACATGGCCGACCGCACGGCCGACCGCACGGCCGACCGCACGGCCGCCGACGCCGACCGCACGGCCGCCGACGCCGGGTCGCCGGGGGGCTGA
- a CDS encoding MFS transporter, producing MSDPRGWRPLTPSTGRPGEAFEASPFTRLARAHALTVAGDTLVTLALANSLFFNIEPDAARWRVALYLLLTMAPFSVVSPLIGPAIDRARGGRRLMVVGSAALRAVICALMIGALDNLLLFPLAFLVLVLAKGYHVAKSALVPTTVSNDAELVEANSKLSVISGLMGFVAAVPGLLLLWLAGSEWLLGLAALVFGAATIVALQLPRTRVAEQPAGEAERVELRGASIVLASTAMALLRGIVGFLTFLIAFSFRNGDAPTWWFGAAVAASAVGSLLGALVAPRARRLAREEVILIGGLTATMVTGLVMSLGDGLGAACATALAVGLAAATGKLAFDAIVQRDAPDANRGRAFARFETRFQVSWVIGAFLPVVIPIPAPLGYLLIAVVAAAAGGTYLASLRRIRHLSAAEADELLRTRAAARRDRLAQGRSALARYRGRGRGRARAEVREPAGEAGPPEPVPEAPRLFETGPAPVPDPAADPPPPGRAGGGADDTTVQLGLPFEEPPSARSR from the coding sequence GTGAGCGATCCCCGGGGCTGGCGTCCGCTGACCCCGTCGACCGGACGGCCGGGCGAGGCCTTCGAGGCCTCCCCGTTCACCCGGCTGGCCCGGGCGCACGCCCTCACCGTGGCCGGCGACACGCTCGTCACGCTGGCCCTGGCCAACTCGCTGTTCTTCAACATTGAGCCCGACGCCGCGCGCTGGCGGGTGGCGCTCTACCTGCTGCTCACCATGGCGCCGTTCTCGGTGGTGTCGCCCCTGATCGGCCCGGCCATCGACCGGGCCCGCGGTGGTCGGCGGCTGATGGTGGTGGGCTCGGCGGCGCTGCGGGCGGTGATCTGCGCGCTCATGATCGGCGCCCTCGACAACTTGCTGCTCTTCCCGCTGGCGTTCCTGGTGCTGGTGCTGGCCAAGGGTTACCACGTGGCCAAGAGCGCGCTGGTCCCCACGACCGTGAGCAACGACGCCGAGCTGGTGGAGGCCAACTCGAAGCTGTCGGTGATCAGCGGGCTCATGGGGTTCGTGGCCGCGGTGCCCGGTCTGCTCCTGCTGTGGCTGGCCGGCTCGGAGTGGCTGCTGGGCCTGGCCGCCCTCGTGTTCGGCGCGGCGACGATCGTGGCCCTGCAGCTGCCCCGCACCCGGGTGGCCGAGCAGCCCGCGGGCGAGGCCGAGCGGGTCGAGCTGCGCGGTGCGAGCATCGTGCTGGCCTCGACCGCGATGGCGCTGCTGCGCGGCATCGTGGGCTTCCTCACGTTCCTGATCGCGTTCTCGTTCCGCAACGGCGACGCCCCCACGTGGTGGTTCGGGGCGGCCGTGGCCGCCAGCGCGGTGGGGTCGCTCCTCGGCGCGCTGGTGGCCCCCCGGGCCCGGCGGCTGGCCCGCGAGGAGGTCATCCTGATCGGCGGGCTCACGGCCACGATGGTGACGGGGCTGGTGATGAGCCTGGGCGACGGCCTGGGCGCGGCCTGTGCCACGGCGCTGGCGGTGGGCCTGGCCGCGGCGACGGGCAAGCTCGCCTTCGACGCCATCGTGCAGCGCGACGCCCCCGACGCCAACCGGGGGCGGGCCTTCGCCCGGTTCGAGACCCGCTTCCAGGTCTCGTGGGTGATCGGGGCCTTCCTTCCCGTGGTGATCCCCATCCCGGCCCCGCTCGGCTACCTGCTGATCGCCGTGGTCGCGGCCGCCGCGGGCGGGACGTACCTGGCGAGCCTGCGGCGCATCCGCCACCTCAGCGCGGCCGAGGCCGACGAGCTCCTGCGGACCCGCGCCGCGGCGCGCCGCGACCGCCTGGCGCAGGGCCGCAGCGCCCTGGCCCGCTACCGGGGCCGGGGCCGGGGCCGTGCCCGGGCCGAGGTCCGGGAGCCCGCCGGCGAGGCCGGCCCGCCCGAGCCCGTGCCCGAGGCGCCCCGGCTGTTCGAGACCGGCCCGGCACCCGTGCCCGACCCCGCCGCCGACCCGCCGCCGCCCGGCCGGGCCGGGGGCGGGGCCGACGACACCACCGTGCAGCTCGGCCTGCCCTTCGAGGAGCCCCCCTCGGCCCGGTCGCGCTGA
- a CDS encoding zinc-dependent metalloprotease yields MSGQEPTGPDPFDGLPFLGDLARMLQQQGPVNWDAARQFAASVASGGAVEPNVEPLDRIHLEDLGRVADLHVREVTGLETAVGGRAPSIVPVNRGVWVQRSIDTYRPLFEAMATALRDADADAGASAPGDSTDAGPEAFLGGLLQLLTPMLLGMAAGSMLGHLARRSFGQYDLPVPRPPSHELLVVSATVDEFAEAWSLPPDDVRLWICVHELAHQAVLSVPHVRARLTSLLHDYAAGFTADPTALQQRLEGLEASDPTQGLASLQQAFGDPEVLLGAVQSPGQQALLPHLAALTAAIEGYVDHVLDRVGGRLIASYPRLTEAFRRRRVEEGPSQRLVDRLLGLTLDQAQYDRGEAFVAGVIERAGDDGLTRLWRSERELPTPAEVDAPGLWLARIDLPD; encoded by the coding sequence GTGAGCGGCCAAGAGCCAACCGGTCCCGATCCCTTCGACGGGCTGCCGTTCCTCGGCGACCTGGCCCGCATGCTCCAGCAGCAGGGCCCGGTCAACTGGGACGCGGCCCGGCAGTTCGCGGCGTCGGTCGCGTCGGGCGGGGCGGTGGAGCCCAACGTCGAGCCGCTCGACCGCATCCACCTCGAGGATCTCGGCCGGGTCGCCGACCTGCACGTACGGGAGGTGACCGGCCTCGAGACGGCCGTCGGCGGGCGGGCTCCGTCGATCGTGCCGGTCAACCGCGGCGTGTGGGTGCAGCGCAGCATCGACACCTACCGCCCGCTGTTCGAGGCCATGGCCACCGCCCTGCGGGACGCCGACGCCGACGCCGGGGCCTCGGCCCCGGGCGACAGCACCGACGCCGGGCCCGAGGCCTTCCTCGGGGGGCTGCTGCAGCTGCTCACCCCGATGCTGCTCGGCATGGCCGCCGGCAGCATGCTCGGCCACCTGGCCCGACGCTCGTTCGGCCAGTACGACCTGCCGGTGCCTCGGCCCCCGTCCCACGAGCTGCTGGTGGTCAGCGCCACCGTCGACGAGTTCGCGGAGGCGTGGAGCCTGCCGCCCGACGACGTGCGCCTGTGGATCTGCGTGCACGAGCTGGCGCACCAGGCGGTGCTGTCGGTGCCCCACGTGCGGGCCCGGCTGACCAGCCTCCTCCACGACTACGCGGCCGGCTTCACGGCCGACCCCACCGCGCTGCAGCAGCGGCTCGAGGGGCTCGAGGCCAGCGACCCCACCCAGGGCCTGGCCTCGCTCCAGCAGGCCTTCGGCGACCCCGAGGTGTTGCTCGGGGCGGTGCAGTCGCCCGGGCAGCAGGCCCTGCTCCCCCACCTGGCCGCCCTCACCGCCGCCATCGAGGGCTACGTCGACCACGTGCTCGACCGGGTCGGTGGCCGCCTGATCGCCTCGTACCCCCGCCTCACCGAGGCGTTCCGCCGGCGGCGGGTGGAGGAGGGGCCGTCGCAGCGCCTCGTCGACCGGCTGCTCGGCCTCACCCTCGACCAGGCGCAGTACGACCGGGGCGAGGCCTTCGTGGCCGGGGTGATCGAGCGGGCCGGCGACGACGGGCTCACCCGCCTGTGGCGCTCGGAGCGCGAGCTGCCCACCCCGGCCGAGGTCGACGCGCCGGGCCTGTGGCTGGCCCGCATCGACCTTCCCGACTGA
- the pstB gene encoding phosphate ABC transporter ATP-binding protein, giving the protein MSPDEITLDLPAEETGVAAEPTPAPSSADIVFDVRDLSVFYGAFRAVRDANMAISKHEITAFIGPSGCGKTTMLRCFNRMNDLVETARVEGQVLYHGVNLYDPAVEPVEVRRRIGMVFQKPNPFPKSIYDNIAFGPRINGAKKGELDDIVERSLRQAALWDEVKDRLKASAMGLSGGQQQRLCIARAIAVDPEVVLMDEPCSALDPIATARIEDLMQEIKSEYTIVIVTHNMQQAARVSDMTAFFTAEVNPASDTRTGVLVEYDRTEKIFSNPSDERTENYVTGRFG; this is encoded by the coding sequence ATGAGCCCCGACGAGATCACGCTCGACCTGCCGGCGGAGGAGACCGGCGTGGCCGCGGAGCCGACGCCCGCCCCCAGCTCCGCCGACATCGTGTTCGACGTGCGCGACCTCAGCGTGTTCTACGGCGCGTTCCGGGCGGTGCGCGACGCCAACATGGCGATCAGCAAGCACGAGATCACGGCCTTCATCGGGCCGTCGGGGTGCGGCAAGACCACGATGCTGCGGTGCTTCAACCGCATGAACGACCTGGTCGAGACGGCCAGGGTCGAGGGTCAGGTGCTGTATCACGGGGTGAACCTCTACGACCCCGCGGTGGAGCCGGTCGAGGTGCGGCGTCGCATCGGCATGGTGTTCCAGAAGCCGAACCCCTTCCCCAAGTCGATCTACGACAACATCGCCTTCGGGCCGAGGATCAACGGGGCCAAGAAGGGCGAGCTCGACGACATCGTCGAGCGGTCGCTCCGCCAGGCGGCCCTGTGGGACGAGGTGAAGGACCGGCTCAAGGCGTCGGCCATGGGCCTGTCGGGCGGCCAGCAGCAGCGGCTCTGCATCGCCCGCGCCATCGCCGTCGACCCCGAGGTGGTGCTGATGGACGAGCCCTGCTCGGCCCTCGACCCCATCGCCACCGCCCGCATCGAGGATCTCATGCAGGAGATCAAGAGCGAGTACACGATCGTGATCGTCACCCACAACATGCAGCAGGCGGCCCGGGTGAGCGACATGACGGCCTTCTTCACCGCCGAGGTCAACCCGGCCAGCGACACCCGCACGGGGGTGCTCGTCGAGTACGACCGGACCGAGAAGATCTTCTCCAACCCGTCGGACGAGCGCACCGAGAACTACGTCACCGGCCGGTTCGGCTGA
- a CDS encoding trypsin-like peptidase domain-containing protein, translating into MPPAPPAAGSRRVWGVALAAGLTGALVVAAVVATTGGFATRVVERQVIERQAVQPVAAATNPLGRADGVVQIADAVAPAVVRLDVEAPAGAGRGSGIVFRDNGYLLTNGHVVDGAVAITVVLADGRELPGSVVGSDALTDVAVVKVDAEGLVTAPLGSADGLEVGETAIAIGSPLGLAGGPSVTVGVVSALGRRVATTVGPTFYDMIQTDAPIAPGSSGGALLDGTGAVIGITTAVAVADAGVEAFGFATPIDVARTVADDLIASGRAHHVWLGIGGTDLTAERAAALQTPGGVAIEEITAGGPAEAAGLLVGDVIVGIATDPVRTMGELVAALRHHRPGVTVDVTLRRGSDALNLAVVLGERPTGAS; encoded by the coding sequence GTGCCGCCGGCGCCGCCCGCAGCGGGCAGCCGCCGGGTCTGGGGCGTGGCGCTGGCGGCCGGCCTCACCGGTGCGCTCGTCGTGGCCGCCGTCGTGGCCACCACCGGTGGGTTCGCCACCCGCGTCGTCGAGCGCCAGGTGATCGAGCGGCAGGCCGTCCAGCCGGTGGCCGCCGCCACCAACCCGCTCGGCCGCGCCGACGGTGTGGTGCAGATCGCCGACGCGGTCGCTCCCGCCGTGGTGCGCCTCGACGTCGAGGCCCCCGCCGGCGCCGGCCGCGGGTCGGGGATCGTGTTCCGCGACAACGGGTACCTGCTCACCAACGGCCACGTGGTCGACGGCGCCGTCGCCATCACGGTCGTGCTCGCCGACGGTCGCGAGCTGCCCGGCTCGGTGGTGGGCAGCGATGCCCTCACCGACGTGGCCGTCGTCAAGGTCGACGCCGAGGGGCTGGTCACCGCCCCGCTCGGCAGCGCCGACGGCCTCGAGGTGGGCGAGACGGCCATCGCCATCGGCTCGCCGCTCGGGTTGGCGGGGGGACCCTCGGTCACCGTCGGCGTGGTCAGCGCCCTGGGCCGGCGGGTCGCGACCACGGTGGGCCCCACCTTCTACGACATGATCCAGACCGACGCCCCCATCGCCCCCGGCTCGTCGGGCGGGGCCCTGCTCGACGGCACGGGCGCCGTGATCGGCATCACCACCGCGGTGGCGGTCGCCGACGCCGGCGTCGAGGCCTTCGGGTTCGCCACCCCGATCGACGTGGCCCGCACCGTGGCCGACGACCTGATCGCCAGCGGCCGGGCCCACCACGTGTGGCTCGGCATCGGCGGCACCGACCTGACGGCCGAGCGGGCCGCGGCCCTGCAGACGCCGGGCGGGGTCGCCATCGAGGAGATCACGGCCGGCGGGCCGGCCGAGGCGGCCGGGCTCCTGGTCGGTGACGTGATCGTGGGCATCGCCACCGACCCGGTGCGCACCATGGGCGAGCTCGTCGCCGCGCTGCGCCACCACCGCCCCGGCGTCACGGTCGACGTGACCCTGCGCCGAGGCAGCGACGCCCTCAACCTGGCCGTGGTGCTGGGCGAGCGGCCCACCGGCGCCTCGTAG